The genomic stretch CGGCTGGGTGATGGACAGTGATAGCTGCTTTGTTTCCCTTTGCGGTCAAAGGCAGCTAAAGCGTGGCACTGGACTTAGACAGCCGCAGCGTGAGCTCTGATATTCTCCTTAGGCAGCCAGGCGGTAGTGGGAGCAGCCCAACAGCATAGCGTTTGAAGAAAGCAGCAGTTTGCCTTTGGGGTTGCAGCAGTTTGAACAGGAAGTCATCGTGGTCGCAGTAAGAGGCACTCACCTTGAATCACTAGCCCCTGCCATACATGCACAATCATGCTGAGCTTTTCTACACATTCCCTGGGGACGCTGCATGTGTGAACGTAAACGTCATACTGAACATTACACTTTACCCTACTAGCTCCCTAGTACAAGTTCTGGGCCGACCCCCATGTGTGAACGGAGCAGGAAACTGTCCGAAGAATTTGCGGTGAGCAAGTAGGTTAATGACGCTTCTATCGTGCAATTGGTGCAAAAACGTAAGGATACAAACACCTTCTTATGCTGCTGCTGGACGCAGATCTAAAAGGCTGCAGCTCTTCCTCCGATGGGATATTTGTGCAAATAGCATAGTTGCTTCATACTCTTTTTACATCTTTTTGCTGATGTGGCCGATATGTCCAAATACATATAGAATTGATGTCTTCGTTGTGCTGTTACCAAAACACTGAACACTGCAGGCTCTAACCCAAATACCACCCCTCGTCTAAACCAACCAGAGTATTTCCAGTAGGCATAGACTCATCTCCAGTTGCGTGTCATACGTATGAAAGGGAAATCCAGACCTGAGTTCATGTGTGAAAACGGCTGCCAAATTGTAATACTAATTATAACGGCAACATAATACTACAGATTTATACGATGCCTGAAGCAGTCAGATCTGCAGCatcagccaaaaatgtaggcagttatacacagagacacagtaaaggatggcgggggggggagaaaatgattccaagggcccctaagTGACGGGGCCTTAAAAAATTGGAACATAATTAGATCGTTCTGGTTTGGGGGCCAAGTATGATATACTTTCATGGTGCCCACGCTTATGAAAAAAACCGCCATACTGTCATGAGGTTTAGGCATGTGGCAGAATACACCCCGTAGAAGAGTCAAAGCGACTGAGAATGgtggttttgtttttttctgtctgaAAGTCTGCGGCACGTCCGCTAAGTTTTAGGAATAAACTGCGCTGTAAACGCGCCCTTCTTTTGTAAATTCATGATTCTGCCAAAAGGACACCACACTTCCCATCGACGGCATCCAACCCCAGCTCCTACAGTGCGGTAGAATTTGTTTAACCAGCAAGAGCCTGTAGCGACCGTGCTACCGGAGCAGACCGCAAAAGGAGAACCAAGATGTGCCCTCTTATATATTCAGGTAGCCGTGCGCTGAGACTCTTTGCGGACGTGGAGTTGATGTCCTCAGCATGTCCCATGTGTCCTGCGTAAACAGAAATTTTTATCCGAAGAAGGAACGTGAGAGAAGGAACGTGAGAGAACAACCActggctcctgtttcctgtggTGTTCATTTCCTTTTTTCTGTCAGCAGTAGATACGTAGGATTGGGGCCTGAACGCGAAAAACAAGTCTCAGTTTCGTAAGGTtgtcaatttttttttgatTCCCCCGAGTTGTCTCACGCACGTAGCGCTTCCTCGAGCCTAGACATAAATTCATGATGCAGGGCACTCATGCGCATGCACGGACCACGTGGACTTCATGCGCAAGTGTGTTTTGGATTCCATACCAATTGCAGGTCCAAATTTTCTGGAGTGCTTCCATCTATGGCTCTGTTAATAGACTTTAACCAGCACACCTGCACAGCTCGTCACCCAAGAAGCTCTTCCACCCTTTTCCCTACGGAGGTGGAAATGTCATTGCCTTTAATTTCAGAAACAGCACTGATGGTTCACGTCGCACCACGTTTTCGTACCCAGTGCGCCAAGCACGATTTTTCTGCTCGCGTGACGAGTCTCATCACAGACCCACAAACATCACTTGCCAATCGCTAACCAGAAACACTCCGAAAAAGCGACCGCAGGTGCTTTTAAGAGCTGTTGACACCTATTCTAGTTGTTATGTTCAAAACTATATTCTCAGTCTCTTGCATTGGTCTTTTAGTCACTTTTTCGCATGTTAAAGTTCTGCAGACAAACTCCAAACCAAAACAGAAGAGACCATTTTACATAGTGACTAACCTCAATCACGTTCTCCTCCCAGGTGCACCAGACAGAGAAATTATGGGGTAAGATGACTTTTCTGTCACGCCCTTTGACTTTTAACATTAAATGGACGACAATACAATATTTTTTTATGAACAGCATACTTGCACCAACTCAgttttcactgttttgttcataAAAGTCTAAGGCACTAGCAGCATCATGTGGTTGAACTGTCTACAAATCCAGGAATACACTTCGGAAAGCTGCAAATGATTTGCATTCATGCTAAATTACAGGAAGCATTaaattttgtgtttttaaagcatTATCGGATTTTATTACAGCAGATGTGGGGTGTCTTCATAATAGCTTATGAACAATTAATGCTTTAAAAGCTGAATTCATGCCGGCAGAAATTCTAACCACAAGCATACTTTGCCTTGTAGAGATTGCTGCTTAACTGGTCAGACCAGAATTACCAATAATACCCATATAAAACCAATAACTCTGCCAGCAGATGAAATGACAAATTATGCATTACAGTTTATATtcacatgtaaaaataaaataaaacacttgAAGCAATTTTGTTTTTTCAGTGCTATTCAAAAAATAatgcaaatattttaaatgacgATAATAAGATATTTTGACAGTTATGACCACAGAATGGTGTGACACAGCACGAAAGTGCAGGAAATATCGCATTGCCACAGTTCATGACCACACCACTTCTCCTAGTTAAGGTTTTGCTGGCATCAAGTCCTACACACTCCTTCTCCAGTCAGCTGTGTATCGTGCTTGAGGAGTGAGACCATACCGATCCAAAGAGAGCTATGCTGTGTAAAGCCTCAGGTAGAGAAAACATGGTctaataaaccccccccccccccccaagaaaggcactaaaaaaaacaagagtATTATGCCTGGAATAAAGTTACCATAACCTACACCTTGAGCCTGTGAGTGCCTGGGTGCCGAGCCATTCACATAACATAGACTTAAATAGCTATGTTGCCCTGCGGGCTCACTCTGTTGAAAGAGTTTAACCACATTCCAATAAAAATCTTAAATACTACTTGTCACATTTAGCATTATGTGATAAGTGCATTTAAAAAATTGTAATAGATACTTTATCGATTCCCACATGGAGattctctttacacctcccccaacttgctctctgtaggtgagagtaaGCTGGCCACGAAGGGCAACCAACCACTGGGGCAACCAAGGAgctgggggctaagggccttgctcaaggacccacatgTGTGCTGAGGCTGGTGCTAAAAGGCATAGTCCACTGGGCCACACACTGCATTTATTAGTCCTTCAAGATAGTTCGTAACCTTATAAATACTCCATATTTTTCCCACTAGTTGGTAGCAGTGGTACAGCACTGCCAGGTACAGCAGAGCGGTTGTCATTGCCACTGAAAAAAAGCAATTGTTTCAATTTGCCCTGCCACCTCAGCTGCTGGGGTTTTCCTGGCCCTGGGTTGCCTCCGACGACTGCATCTTGTTCTGGCTGCTGTCAGTCTGGTGACGTTGGATAGACCGGCGGACCAGTGCCACCAGGCCGTGGCGAATCTCCTTTCGGATGTTGTCGCTGGCCAGAACGTAGAGGATGGGGTTCATGGCACTGTTGACAGTAGATAGCCCCAGGGAGATGGTGTAAGGCGTGTAGACCCGTACCTCAAAGTCACAGTCGTACCGTAACTGGGGGATGTGGAAGGTAACGGCGCGCAGCAGAAGGATAAGGTGATAAGGCCCAAAGAAGACCAAGAAGAAGATAATGACCACCATTGTCAAGCACTTGATCTTATACTTCTGCTTGGCGTGGATGGTTTCACTGGCCTGGATGCTGGCGAAGATGCGGCGATTGGTGACCACTAGGATAGCGACTGGGAGGAGGAAGCCGATGACGAAACGTGCGTAGTTGAAGCCAGTCACGGTGAGGCTGGGTTGACTGGGTTCGAAGCAGGACTGTTGCTGGTCTGTTTCGCCCTCCGCCATGGTGAAGACAGGCAAGTGGACAAGTGCCACCAGCAGGCAGATCGACGAGGTGACGGCGCCAGCCAGCTTCTGCTGCCGCAGGCCGCGTGACTCCAGACCATAGGCCACCGTCACGAATCGGTCGACCGACACGCAGCAGAGCAGGAAGATGCTGATGTACATGTTGTTGAAAAAAATGTAGCTGGTTAATTTGCAGGCAAACGAGGTCCAGGGCCATTTGTGTTCCTTGCCCACATACACGGCCCACATGGGCAGGGTGCACAGATACATGAGGTCGCACAGCGACAGGCTCAGAAGATAAATGCCCAGGACGTTCTTGCGTCGGACCTGCAGGAAAGTCATGTATACAGTAGCCACGTTTGCAGGAAGTCCAATGATCAGCACCAAGCTGTACAGCAGAATCAGCGGAATCTTGTCCACCCGGTATGGCAGCGTACAGTTGGGCCACGTCTGATTCGGAGATATCACAGTCATCTCAAGCATGGTGTCTGCAAGACGTTGTCCAtgaaaacagacatgagagtGAGGGAAAATCACGCAAAGATGAGTAAGCAAGAGGTCATTAGAAGAAGCAATCTTATTTTAAGGCACTGTGCTTCTGTGGGTCTGTCCCGATACTCCTGCAATTATCTTCTACCCTAACAGTCAGTAGCAACCACAGAGATTTACATCCATGCTACCGTTCCCACATAAAATTCACAAGCCACACACTGGCTGGTGATCTTGTAACCGAGAACCCCATCAAACATTATGATCAGTTTGAGCTATGAGACATGGTGCATCTGATCTTTGGATATAATGTTTCCAAAGTGCTTTTGGTTTGCtaacatttttttccagagacAAAACATTTCGGAAGGCGAGTCACAGTCAGGTGACCCACGCTGCCCAGCCATCACTGTCTGAAAAAATGTTTCTGGAATCAATTTCGCGCAACACAAACAATattttgccgtaagatttctatCTATAGCTTCACTTCAAGCCCAAAGAGAACATATCTGAACCCAGCAGGCTTAGGTtagcagaatgaccatctaatGTCGTTAGGAGGTTCTCATAATGTTTTAAATTGTTCCCTAAATTGTTGTTGGAGGGGTTGAGTCAAACACAGACTGATATCTGTCACCCATGACTAAATACATCCCAGCCCGACTGTCTTCCCTCAGCTATTTAAAGCTCTGCACCATCGATATGTTCTAGATTTTCCTTCTTTCCTGGTCTGTAAACAAAAGACATGGAAATTGTGCTTCTCTCACTAAACCTTTCCTTGCTGAcccaaaacacaaaaaaatcacCAGCATGCAATTTAACGGTCCATGCACACGCAGCCAAACACAACGTTGCAGCCCAACAAATACACTAATGCAAGCGACCTTTCAACAGTAGTTACAGAtatttactgaaagcagaggtgCACAATGTTGACAGGAAATATCGGGATGCCCACAGACCTCCAATTTGCAACCACATCATATTTTTCACATCCCATCTAAGATGTTGCTATAAATGTGTCGCTATGCAAACGCTACTGACATTTAAAACGTGATGTTTCGTGTTTATCACCCAGattaaaaataagcaaatccAATTAGATGAAACCACGCCAGGGTGAAGAttccataatttctggtagcagGGAAGGTATGACAACTGTATGGTAGAATTATCCAATGTGATGTAATCCTGCGTGGAGCAGCAGAGAACACAGAGAAAAATGCAATAAGACAATATCAATTTTAAATCAGTCATTTCTGGAATTTCAGTGAGCTCCCAAATTTGTGAGAAGGCACCGTGGCGAAAAACAAATACGGAAAACTagacaaaagccttttggaagtaaaaatgcaaatattttattaaatatatgCAACCAAAAAGTATCCAAAATATAATTCGAAGTGGGGAGTAAATATGCATCTGCGCGTCATGGTAAACTGATGGTTAAATTTTGACGACTACTAAGTGCTGGCCCCTGAATCTCCCAGAGTATCTGTGCCCATGCGGTTCCCCAGCCATTAGTTCGCCTAAGTGTAAGTGGCCAATCAGGTAGCGCTCTCtttaggtatttattgttttctaTACGGTTTCACAGAAGCCGAGAACTAGGAAAGTTCAGAGTGAACACGCATCATCATAATTCGATCTTTCTTGTGATCTTGAGATTAACGTTATCTCAAGTTCACAAGAAAACGATCTGATTATCTTACCTCGAGATCACGGCTAATTTTCGCCATGATGTCGTGGCAGGCTTAGCAGCTTAGCTGGCCACGCATCATTGTCGTGGACTGTCACAAGCAGGTGTTACTCATAGGGGACGGGGGACAGGGGGGAAACACGTGGGACACACCCCACCCAATATTTAAAACAGTGGCGTCTGTCCCACCCAATATTTTCCAAGACTTTTGATTTTAGCAAACTTTTAGCAGACGATTTCAGTTGCATACGCATAAACAAATCCATACAGTTAATACTGAAACAGATGGGCGACCTACATATAGGTATACATACGAGGTCATGTCAGAGGATGAATTTGACTCAGTAATTCTGAGTAACTCTGTCCCTGGCCCCCCATACTGAAAAATAAACAGCGATGCCCTTGGAAATTGCAGTAGGCCTATCAGAGCTTGCCAATGATCATGTTCGATCATAGTATTGAGAAAAACTAAACAACTAAAACATGGCACTCAATTAAGATTCCAATAAAAGCGAACATTACAATAAGACAATGAGCTGTTAAACTCACTAACTTTTGAAACGTTATCGGCAGGACATAATTACAGACTACTGGGTAACGATCACTAGTCACTAGATAACTAGTTAAGATATGAGTCGTGATCTCGAGATAACGGGAAGAAACAATAATTGTCCTATCTGGACTTCCGAAGACTGCAGATGCACCGTAATCGAATCGCATTTGGCCCAAACGATTTACGACGATCACTTTTAAGTATATTTAATTCAAAACCACTTCTACCGTTTAGTCAGTAGTTCAATTTCCCCCCAGTTTCTAATATAATGAAAACCCCTCCAGGAACTACTGTGGTCTGAAATGTTACTCAGAGGTTACAGGGAAAGCCCAGTTATTAGTTATGTCATATATGGAGGAGTTAACCCATTTAATAGTGGGCGACATACCTTTAAAATAAAAGGTCTCTCGCTTTTACTTTTGCATACATTGTATCACGATCGCAAGAAATATGTCTAACAGCAGAGAAGAAATATGAACCTGTTCCGTTGATccaatttaattataaaaaaaaagctgGAGGATTGCACGCAAGAGAGACTTTAAAAGTGTCGCTTCCTGCGACAGGCGCGTTCTAACGGAATAG from Brienomyrus brachyistius isolate T26 chromosome 14, BBRACH_0.4, whole genome shotgun sequence encodes the following:
- the LOC125708050 gene encoding probable G-protein coupled receptor 132, with translation MYFYDTMLEMTVISPNQTWPNCTLPYRVDKIPLILLYSLVLIIGLPANVATVYMTFLQVRRKNVLGIYLLSLSLCDLMYLCTLPMWAVYVGKEHKWPWTSFACKLTSYIFFNNMYISIFLLCCVSVDRFVTVAYGLESRGLRQQKLAGAVTSSICLLVALVHLPVFTMAEGETDQQQSCFEPSQPSLTVTGFNYARFVIGFLLPVAILVVTNRRIFASIQASETIHAKQKYKIKCLTMVVIIFFLVFFGPYHLILLLRAVTFHIPQLRYDCDFEVRVYTPYTISLGLSTVNSAMNPILYVLASDNIRKEIRHGLVALVRRSIQRHQTDSSQNKMQSSEATQGQENPSS